A window of Cryptomeria japonica chromosome 3, Sugi_1.0, whole genome shotgun sequence contains these coding sequences:
- the LOC131080006 gene encoding transcription factor MYB20 codes for MGRQPCCDKVGVKKGPWTAEEDRKLVDFLANNGHCCWRTVPKLAGLSRCGKSCRLRWTNYLRPDLKRGVLSDMEEKLIIELHSHLGNRWAKIAAHLPGRTDNEIKNYWNTHIKKKLRRMGIDPVTHQPLADAQLAGEAVKAEIPDVSSGETKEVTESNVQCLAVKLEAMSTSGSTTNHSEMFEDDKGSVETSDYKIPPRFGFDAVSIFNGGTGSNPGASFAREMTSSWECNGTMLPEKEHGAPLMLQGDEGLWELGDFIGSNLSLEAASVEGLVPSSCNASAALETPELKWENSHQVAVPHHMDMLIAGSILTPYEANPQLWAQGIYPFSPWEGVNAMNSSSQPLE; via the exons ATGGGGAGGCAACCTTGCTGTGATAAAGTAGGGGTTAAGAAAGGGCCTTGGACTGCAGAGGAAGATAGGAAGCTCGTTGATTTTCTTGCCAACAATGGCCATTGCTGCTGGCGTACTGTTCCTAAGCTTGCTG GTCTGTCGAGATGTGGTAAGAGCTGTAGGCTGAGATGGACAAATTACCTGCGGCCTGATCTTAAACGAGGAGTATTATCAGACATGGAAGAGAAACTCATCATTGAGCTCCATTCTCACCTTGGAAATAG GTGGGCCAAGATTGCAGCGCATTTGCCTGGGCGCACTGATAACGAAATAAAGAATTACTGGAACACCCACATCAAGAAAAAACTGAGGCGCATGGGAATCGACCCTGTGACCCATCAACCCCTTGCAGATGCCCAGTTGGCCGGAGAGGCAGTGAAGGCTGAAATTCCTGACGTTTCGAGTGGAGAAACCAAGGAAGTGACAGAGAGCAATGTGCAATGTTTGGCTGTAAAATTAGAGGCAATGTCGACATCGGGTTCGACAACGAATCATTCAGAGATGTTCGAGGACGACAAGGGCAGTGTCGAAACGTCCGATTACAAAATTCCTCCCAGGTTTGGGTTTGATGCTGTTTCCATTTTTAATGGAGGTACGGGTTCGAACCCCGGGGCTTCCTTTGCTCGAGAAATGACAAGCTCCTGGGAATGCAACGGCACAATGCTGCCGGAGAAAGAGCATGGTGCGCCATTGATGTTGCAGGGTGACGAAGGGTTGTGGGAGCTCGGCGATTTTATAGGTTCGAATCTCAGTCTCGAAGCTGCTTCTGTTGAGGGTTTGGTGCCATCTTCCTGCAATGCTTCGGCCGCCTTGGAAACCCCAGAGCTGAAGTGGGAAAATAGCCATCAAGTGGCTGTGCCTCATCATATGGATATGCTGATCGCCGGTTCGATTCTCACTCCTTACGAGGCCAATCCACAGCTATGGGCGCAAGGCATATATCCCTTTTCGCCATGGGAGGGAGTCAATGCTATGAACTCATCCAGCCAGCCTTTGGAGTAG